ACTCCCCCAAATTGATGAGGAAGAAGTGATTTATTGCAACGTATACTTCAAACTGGTTGGAGAAAGGCTGTTCACGTATCCTTTTAAGCCTATAGTATGGATTGGGGACCATCGGAGGCATCTGCCTTTGGCCAACCTGTTGACTGTTATGTTGTTACACTGACTCAAAACTGTCACGTTTATGTCTACTCATGCAACTATTATTGTGATAAGGCACAGTTAGTGTTTTCTTGTAACTGCTTGTAACCAGCATTTGTCCCTTGATAGGCTGTAAAATGAAACAATCGAAATCTGGAGAGAGAAAATAACAAAACAAGCCGTGTAAAATGGTTCACATATGGTGTTCTTCAAGCCAGTGTTCACTCTTTAAATTCATTCAAATTTGGCATACATTTCAATTCATCTTAAAGGGgcaattacattgtttacaaataatggagtaaaacaagcttatattttggcttctgatggggtacaacagttgaactaaactcgTGAGGAATTTCTAAGTTATATTTTTCAAACATCAATGGCTATacatcattcatttaaaagtccaaaaatggatgtaccaatcccagatGGGTCCTTTAAAGTGAGCTCCATCCAGACAGTGAACATGTTACGTTTCTTTAAAGGCCCAGTTCAGGCAAActagattttcctgtgttttagaaactcagcaaaaaaagaaacgtccctttttcagaaccCTGCCTTTCAAaggtaatttgtaaaaatccaaataacttcacagatcttcattgtaaagggtttaaactgtttcccatgcttgttcaatgaaccataaacaattaatgaacatgcacctgtggaacggtcttttagacactaacagcttacagacggtaggcaattaaggtcacagttatgaaaacttaggacactaaagaggcctttctactgactcgaaaaacaccaaaagaaagatgcccagggtctctgctcatctgtgtgaatgtgccttaggcatactgcaaggaggcatgaggactgcagatgtggccagggcaataaattgctatgtccgtactgtgagacacctaagacagtgctacagggagacaggacggacagctgatcgtccttgcagtggcagaccatgtgtaacaacgcctgcacaggatcggtacatccgaacattacaccaggtacaggatggcaacaaccaCTGCCCGAGTTCCCCAGGAACGCACCTACCCTCCTtcggtgctcagactgtccgcaataggctgagagaggctggactgagggcttgtaggcctgttgtaaggcaggtcctcatccGACATCACCAGCGATAAGGTCGCtcatgggcacaaacccaccgtcgctggaccagacaggactgtcaaaaagtgctcttcactgacgagtcgcggttttgtctcaccaggggtgatggtcagattcgcgtttatcgtcgaaggaatgagcgttacaccgaggcctgtaatctggagcgggatcgatttggaggtggagggtccgtcatggtctggggcggggTGTCGCAGCATCAtctgactgagcttgttgtcattgcaggcaatctcaatgctgtgcgttacagggaagacctccacctccctcatgtggtaccctttctgcaggctcatcctggcatgaccctccagcatgacaatgccaccggcCATACTGCtctttctgtgcgtgatttcctgcaagacagaaatgtcagtgttctcccatggccagcgaagagcccggatctcaatcatattgagcacgtctgggacctgttggatcggagagtgagggctaggcccattccccccagaaatgtctgggaacttgcaggtgccttggtggaagagtggggtaacatctcacagcaagaactgccaagtctggtgcagtccatgaggaggagatgcactgcagtacttaatgcagctggtggctataccagatactgactgttacttttgattttgaccccccctttgttcagggacacattattcaatttctgttagtcacatgtctgtggaacttgttcagtttatgtctcagttgttgaatcttgttatgttcatacaaatatttacacatgttgagtttgctgaaaataaacgcagttgacagtgagaggacgtttctttttttgctgagtttatatacttccacactatgaggttgaataatactgtgaaattgtgaaaatgttgataatgcccttttagtgtaagagctgtttgaaaagactgcatGACATTTCAGCCTGTTTAGGTGGGATGAAGtgttggcctgcctggtgacatcaccagtcaacggttaatagaccaataagaaagagagttccaaacctctgccagtAACAGCTCATTTTAAATTTTCCCCTCCCTACTCAAGACTACTCCCAGGCAGTTCTAGCAAAAAAACTTCCTTGAGAAATTGATATTTTCTAATAAGTTATTTTTGTTTACCATTTTATTTGAAAACATTCACAGTAGGGTACGTAATTGTTATCCAAAAATAATTTGCTACTGAGATAAAAACAGATGCATTGGACCTGTAACTAGTCTGCTCAGATACCCTCTGAGCTGTATCCGGACTGAGCCTGTGCAGCGCTGTCCCAGGGTGGACCTCCAGGGGGCGCTCAGCTCCTTCCTATCCCACCTGAGGGAGAGCCTGCAGACTGTCTGTGGCTTCCCAGCCCGCATGACCAGCAAGCCCTGCTACCACACCACCAGCCTGTTAAGCATCGCCTCAGCACAGGTACAGGGTGCACACTAGTGGtgcgcgggtcagctgtttgttcacccgcacaTGCCCGTAATTGCTAATAATCCACAATCGCCCGAGTATATGTGATGAAGTGAAAATATTAGGCCCGCACCCGGCCCTAACCCGCTAATATAGAAAATGCTCTATAGGCTACAGCCATAGACTGCAGAAagattttggtaggctatttgttcgTCAACTAGAtccatgcagcttctcttctgtcattatatgttgccctagaagactaaataaacccttgctcaccagaataatgtcttgaatcgatagaatgaatgcttaaatctagttgacatcggtaaagttTTCTCTGTCAAATTCTTTCATGGAGCAAAGACCTTTAGGGACCGGGAGAAAATGCAGTAACTCCCAaaaaatgacatcagtttgatctgtaggaaatagaaagctgtgaaaacaatccaacatgtttctgatacgATTTCAGGTTGGCTtgaatgcatattttatgtggttgacatactatcagcttttatgatgctgataaataTAGTACCTCTACAGATGGTATCTAACTGAGCAttagcattctctcaagatgctgaaagaaagaaatcatatttctccactcctgttcccgagtCAAAATGTCGCCTACATTTGGTGTAGGTTATTATTTTACTGCAAGAAGTGGTTAATTTTGCAGGAGTTCATTTTAAGGCTATGTGAGGTCCAGATTTCACTTTCCATTTAACCCGTTTGAACAGCAGGCTACAATtcccttgacgtgccataggcctatttgaagtctaccgtcttgtgactgttgcaTTTGTTTagtgcctcacaatcatcacacataacatagcctgcattgctatcatcctcttttagCACTACAACCAATCTTTCCCAAACTTTACTTCCCTTCACTTtcacagcttttctcttattgaattaaactctgaCATTGCCCTTTTTGCCTCAGTGGATTGACCTGAACTTTTTCTGCCCGTTCCCCAAAGCATTTGGTGATTGGTGTGTAGGCTATTTGGCACGCatacagttaggccctaaagcttaAGCTTGTGCACTAATGCCAGATAGTCTAAAATAATGAGAGAAAAAAACTCTATTAGCCTATAGATCAGGGATGGATAACTTTGATGGgtgtgggggccacaaaaaaactGAACGGTGGCTCATGGGTCTGCAAatataaattgcacaagaatgatacatttatggattttgtAAGGTATTGTTTTCTCTCTATTCAACCCACCCGCCCTTTATCCACACTATATTGAATTACCCTAAACCCGTCCTGCCTGCGGTATCCGCGTGGACTGtaggttatgagtcaacccgcgcATCACGAGTGCACACTGCACACACATTCGTacgcacagacacactcacaggtACAGGACTACAGACTGTCATTGATACAACTTATGTCATTTTGCACACATAGACGCACATACTGGCACTATATTGTGCCTTGGTGCCGCTCATATTTCTCTTGTATTTCAAATTACACATGCAAGATTTCTACGTTTTAGAAGTTTTACAAAAGAGACACTATTCATGATAAAGATTTTATTTTAATAGTAGATTTTTTTATATTTCCCACTTTAGTTTTATCTGTAGAATTTATCTTCACAGAATAAGATTTACGCCTTACATTTCTCTAGATCCAAATTTATGtttgacagttttttttttatcccaaacTGTCAGAAAGGAGTTGTGATGATAAATGTCTGGGTTCTCCCAATAGGATGTGAGAAacgagcagaaagagagagagaaggctccGGTTCCCTCCTCCGTCCACCCACCCTTTCTGGTGATTGATTAGTACAATCTGGGTGAATAATACAAGGCAGAGAAAATCCTTGAATTTTCAAGTTGAAACAATGGCAAAGCGTTCTGCTAGCAGCTAGGTCATATCCTCCtccctgggtcatattcattagtacTCACCGTAGCAAAaggttttgcaatggaaaacagCCATGAAAACAAACGATTCATATTGGATAACTTCAggttagtccctccctgtttcagtccgttttgCGTCTGTTTGGTGCCTAGTGAATACGACCCTGGTTTGTTATTGCCCACAGATGTTGGTGGTGGAAGCTCTAGCTGTCAAAGTGAATAGAGGTTTATTTGTGCTGGACCTGGAACGAGACGCTGTTATTAAAGGTTGACAAATTATGTGGGAGCTTGTTGAAACACCCTACCCACTGgccactgtcacgatcgtcgtatggtggaagagaggaggaccaaggcgcagcgtgaagtgaaggCATTCTTCTCTATTTATTATCacgaaaacgaagaacactttacaaactaaacaaaaaatgacgaacgtgaagctataaatgacaagtacaggcaacttacatatagacatagacaataacccacaacccacaatacaaaacaggctacctaaatatggttcccaatcagacgacgcaaaacacctgcctctgattgagaaccatatcaggccaaacacagaaatagacaaaccagacatacaacatagaatgcccacacagatcacaccctgaccaaccaaaacataaaacatacaaagcaaactatggtcagggtgtgacagccacagacgtcaattcaatgtcttttacacgttggttcaatgtaatttcattgaaataatgtggaaacaatgttgattcaaccggtGTGTGCCAAGTGGGTATTTACAGTGTTTAATTAAGAAGTTAATGAAGTAGGACTTGAACTCACAGTAATCATCCGTTTTACAAGAGTAATACTGTATATGTACCGAGATTTGGGGTAACATGATATATGGTTCTTAGGTATTATGGAGTCATTATGGATTAATTTCATACATTTATAGTATACAAAGCTGGTGCAATTCTGGCCATTATATCATATTTTTTCAAAATGCCCTGCTGCAGCAAGAAGGTACATTGTTAATGTGACAAACATGGTGCCAAATGCTAGTTAATTAGCAATACAACATGTAATGACGGTGCAGTTACAGTACATCCACTTTGAAGCAAATGTTTTTTATTGAGCTGCAGTACAGTTTCACTTTTTAATTCCCAGAACTGTATGTTCCCATGTCCCAACATCACTGCACTGTGCATTCCTTTGTGGTCGCAGGTGGCTAGTGGCAAACCAGTGAACTTGACGACCAAGTCAGCTAGCAGGCCTGTGCTGAGTCAACTCCATGCTCCCTGCCCCCTCAAGCCCTCATTTGGGGGGGCACCAGGCGCCCAGACTCTCAGCCAGCCAGTGGGACAGAGTGGCAGCAGCAGCTATCTCAGCACTGGAAGAACCCAGGGGGTCCATCCCACACCCCCTCAGAGTTATACCCCAGGGAGAGGCTTgcccacctcctctctctatcccagtgcAGCCCCTCcccaacccaccacacaccccCAACACAGCCAGGCCCCACTGACTGGACCCAAGATGGTACCCATCTTCAAGAACAAGACCCTCCCGCGCCATGTCAATGTCACCCAGCTTTTGGCTGAGAAGCAGCAGAGGAGAGCCGAGGAGCAACGGCAGACACCTGTGTCGGGACAGAAGAGGGCCTGCCCAGCCTTCTCTTCCTTTTCCTCCTCGTCTGTTCCCCTCTCTTTGCTTTCCTCGTCTACCTCTTCCAAGTGGACAGAGGAAGCCCGCCGGCCCACTCCAGCGTCCATGCCTCACTTGACCCCCTGTCCGCGGCCTGAAGGGGTTTCCCCACATTCCTCCCAGGTGCACGCTAGTGAGAGCGCTTTCAGAGTGAGGGACGAGATCGCCTCGGGTCCCCCTCATCTTCTTCCATCTGGCCTGCTAGGCAACAGAGGGGTGAGTCACCACCAAACACACTCTAGATGTAATTTGAGATTTAGTCCAATCACATTTCAGTTGaaacttttactgcagtgggctaaatcagggtcacacagattgtttcttggtagtcttaaacaaatctcctttgaaacaaaagtatacacctcacacacatggttatgggctttaaaaaagaagtaccatgtcagatatagagttttTTGTTTGCATCCCAacattacactatatatactgtacatcacagaagactgaaaacAAAACTATTTGACACAGAAACACTGTATTTTCAgcgtaaaaaaaaatatatataatgtttattaattttgaaattatgaaaatatgaataacattccacccatgtgTCCACTAAGTCATTTTACGGCAGGAAACGGCTACGATGGGATTTCCATTTTAGGAATTAAGATTAGCTCGCCTAATTTAAATTTAAGGGCATATCCATTGCATTCAGTGCTTGATTGTTTGTGTGAAGTCAATGCTTTTTCCCAGGCGATGATTtgtccctgtactgtactgtatgattgagactgtgcaggagtcaaatatgttttatgtgtgtgtatttgctgagaatttgaatatatatatttttttatatataaagatatattgtattgtatttaaaGTAATGGGTTCTCATCTTTCAGGGGGACTGGTTTGAGTCAAAACCAAAGAAGCCAAAGTCTGCAGTGCAGGATGTGGATGTGGAGAAGCACGCGAGAAGTAACCAGGTATGTCCTTTACTATACTTTTACCTTGCCCTTTACCATAGCTTTGATTTACAGTGAAAAGTATGTATTTTGCAAATGTTCTGCATGTTGAGAGAGGTGATAAATTCGACAAATGGTTTGAGGGAGGCAAAACATCCCACCAAAGCAGGTTGATTAGGGGATGATACATCAGGGTAAGTGTTTAGCAAGATCCATAAACCGAATAGATTTCCCCACTACACCCCTAATTGAATTCCATTACAA
The window above is part of the Salvelinus namaycush isolate Seneca chromosome 7, SaNama_1.0, whole genome shotgun sequence genome. Proteins encoded here:
- the LOC120050430 gene encoding uncharacterized protein C18orf63-like, translated to MSGTEGGEQSLFFLILPDLRKLCCVTLSLQSDDGEVRNKQVKTCRELLLLYADIIASPVLGCFSEITMVMAIPFFKRGIVQSYIQRHSLQMGSPQRVLPGILQTCLSYSLTSRLAPNWNKVGQFLIAGRDFLADSKKLNAIVMELSANESQLCVSVEANTVRLPPIRLADFDIPPTVLRNFHSQPDAVIQTSMSSNWCYILPSMKRGQIVSISHRMPTESPFQCYADIQNHWSSLYGYQLPQIDEEEVIYCNVYFKLVGERLFTYPLSCIRTEPVQRCPRVDLQGALSSFLSHLRESLQTVCGFPARMTSKPCYHTTSLLSIASAQVASGKPVNLTTKSASRPVLSQLHAPCPLKPSFGGAPGAQTLSQPVGQSGSSSYLSTGRTQGVHPTPPQSYTPGRGLPTSSLYPSAAPPQPTTHPQHSQAPLTGPKMVPIFKNKTLPRHVNVTQLLAEKQQRRAEEQRQTPVSGQKRACPAFSSFSSSSVPLSLLSSSTSSKWTEEARRPTPASMPHLTPCPRPEGVSPHSSQVHASESAFRVRDEIASGPPHLLPSGLLGNRGGDWFESKPKKPKSAVQDVDVEKHARSNQLSKINVTTLQAWLKSRGVVVRSKERKEELVSKVMRCLSES